From the genome of Candidatus Electrothrix communis, one region includes:
- the dsrM gene encoding sulfate reduction electron transfer complex DsrMKJOP subunit DsrM has product MKYLFPLVAVIVLARIAWVGSTIPGMQYVFGVDVPYAALILFIGGFCWRVIYWAKSPVPFKIPTTCGQGHSLPWVKRDKLEAPMNTTEVVGRMFMEIVFFRSLWRNTKAGIQPGPVLTYKSTKWLWFFGILFHYSMLLILLRHLRLFLEPVPFLISALDMLDSLALHPTPELSFYVTDALILLGLLALLLRRFILRPVRYISLANDYFPLFLLIGIAVSGIAMRYYLRSGVDIVAIKHLAVGLATFHPEITTDIAPIFYSHLFLVSCLLAYFPFSKLMHMGGVFLSPTRNMANDSRMKRHINPWNPEIKPHSYAGYEDEFRADMVEQGIPVDKELPEKADD; this is encoded by the coding sequence ATGAAGTACCTCTTCCCCTTGGTTGCCGTCATTGTTCTGGCGCGAATTGCATGGGTTGGGTCCACGATTCCCGGCATGCAATACGTGTTTGGCGTTGACGTGCCCTATGCAGCCCTGATTTTATTTATCGGAGGCTTCTGCTGGCGGGTCATTTATTGGGCCAAATCGCCGGTTCCATTTAAAATCCCAACGACTTGTGGGCAGGGGCATTCACTGCCTTGGGTCAAGCGGGATAAACTGGAGGCCCCTATGAACACGACTGAAGTTGTCGGTCGGATGTTCATGGAAATTGTTTTCTTCCGCTCTCTGTGGCGGAATACCAAGGCAGGCATTCAGCCCGGCCCGGTACTGACCTATAAGTCAACAAAATGGCTCTGGTTTTTCGGTATTCTTTTTCATTACAGCATGCTGTTGATCCTGCTCCGTCATCTCCGTCTTTTTCTGGAGCCGGTGCCCTTTCTGATCAGCGCATTGGATATGCTGGACAGTTTGGCTCTTCATCCTACCCCGGAACTTTCGTTCTATGTTACTGACGCCCTGATCCTTCTCGGGTTACTGGCTCTTCTGCTCCGCCGTTTCATCCTTCGCCCGGTCCGTTACATTTCCCTTGCCAATGATTATTTTCCGCTCTTCCTTTTGATCGGCATCGCTGTGAGCGGTATTGCCATGCGCTACTATCTGCGTAGCGGAGTGGACATCGTTGCTATCAAGCATCTGGCAGTGGGGTTGGCCACCTTTCATCCTGAAATAACGACTGATATCGCCCCGATATTCTACTCCCATCTGTTCCTGGTCTCTTGTTTACTGGCCTATTTTCCCTTTTCCAAGCTGATGCATATGGGTGGAGTTTTCCTTAGCCCGACTCGGAATATGGCGAATGACAGCAGGATGAAGCGCCATATCAATCCTTGGAACCCTGAGATTAAACCGCATTCTTATGCGGGTTATGAGGATGAGTTCCGTGCGGATATGGTTGAGCAGGGAATCCCGGTTGACAAGGAACTGCCTGAGAAGGCTGACGACTGA
- a CDS encoding RsbRD N-terminal domain-containing protein: MNLLELLQKKEKKILDIWVERTLDSYISSDFFKQAKDPFANPVGANIRAGLTTIFQLILAEAEHQDFAEPLDQVIRIRAVQEFTPAQAVAPILELKWVVKQVFSADEKGRSLLSELAPFDRDVDRVTLMAFDMYMNCRDGLHQARIRELKSGSYILTDSSCASAAVRENLQDIASLSKE, from the coding sequence ATGAACCTGCTTGAACTTCTTCAAAAGAAAGAGAAAAAAATACTCGATATCTGGGTGGAAAGAACGCTGGATTCGTACATCTCATCAGATTTTTTCAAGCAGGCCAAGGATCCGTTTGCCAATCCGGTCGGGGCGAATATTCGGGCAGGGCTGACCACAATTTTTCAGCTGATCTTGGCAGAGGCTGAGCATCAGGATTTTGCCGAGCCCCTTGATCAGGTTATTCGTATTCGAGCGGTGCAGGAATTCACGCCTGCCCAGGCTGTCGCACCGATACTTGAGTTGAAATGGGTGGTCAAGCAAGTCTTTTCCGCAGATGAGAAGGGTCGTTCTTTGTTGTCTGAGCTTGCCCCCTTTGACCGTGACGTGGATAGGGTTACTCTGATGGCCTTTGATATGTATATGAACTGCCGGGACGGGCTGCATCAAGCCCGCATTCGCGAGCTGAAAAGCGGCAGTTATATTTTAACAGACTCTTCTTGCGCCTCTGCGGCTGTCCGGGAGAACTTGCAGGACATAGCCTCGCTGTCGAAAGAATAA